A genome region from Maylandia zebra isolate NMK-2024a linkage group LG6, Mzebra_GT3a, whole genome shotgun sequence includes the following:
- the LOC101465303 gene encoding group XIIB secretory phospholipase A2-like protein, which yields MTRWALLAPVLLLLLGLFIHSALSQEAGDPANAPPAQGQAADSTQGEDEDGDWGLGTLRDSFEAVGGYFDSMLEFMGGRDGVCQYRCRYGKAPVPRSGYQMPEPNGCSSYFFGLPIPEGMDMGIPAMTKCCNQLDMCYDTCGSNKYRCDSKFRWCLHSICSDLKKSLGFVSKVETCETVADTFFNTVWTLGCRPYMNSQRAACYCPGEEKDEL from the exons ATGACCCGCTGGGCTCTTCTCGCTCCCgtcctgctgctcctgctgggCCTGTTCATCCACAGCGCTCTCAGTCAGGAGGCCGGAGACCCAGCAAATGCACCACCTGCACAGGGCCAAGCAGCTGACAGCACACAGGGAGAGGATGAAGATGGGGACTGGGGACTAGGGACCCTCCGCGACAGCTTTGAGGCCGTCGGCGGATACTTTGACTCCATGCTGGAGTTCATGGGCGGACGTGACGGAGTGTGCCAATACCGCTGCAGATATG GTAAAGCTCCTGTTCCTCGTTCGGGCTACCAGATGCCAGAACCAAATGGATGTAGCTCCTACTTCTTCGGTCTTCCTATTCCAGAAGGG ATGGACATGGGCATCCCTGCCATGACTAAGTGCTGCAATCAGCTGGATATGTGTTACGACACCTGCGGCTCCAACAAGTATCGCTGCGACTCCAAGTTCCGCTGGTGCCTCCACAGCATCTGCTCGGACCTCAAGAAGAGCCTCGGCTTCGTGTCCAAAGTGGAAA CATGTGAGACTGTAGCAGACACCTTCTTCAACACAGTGTGGACTTTAGGCTGCAGACCGTACATGAACAGCCAGAGGGCAGCATGCTACTGCCCGGGAGAGGAGAAGGACGAACTTTAG
- the LOC101464820 gene encoding uncharacterized protein LOC101464820 has protein sequence MNQREWKDAVHRLQRLLEPSRHSMGNASRGYREWDTYHEHSRYTVPEPHRSDVRWKELSSSSHHVHSKVPEVEDPDGEPLPYSEEDVELARNKQLLREMEERIMHKKATLATKTRFVETPPGVSGDEPPAMCVGQTLRDRVKEILMQRQYLSYFSKVQSARERRSSSCPSKGGVLQEQHPLKLRVKVLMKKRHTVVPPYSEQGPDVAWPLSSPSVTSPAKREDVINKGFECFLSVLNKGVDINLLKPEDDCGEVPGVSLPPLGRSISSPAKDENNVNKGFERFLSILNKGVDIEKFNKIMSNDREDLPLGEEPLNIQIPDMESKSDPPFRTEKQQLNSGASLLGLRQPSESILSMDNDIEPSPTQRKESQRLFSGASLQGLSPPSENQCSNSRAILLLSQASESQWSKTEASLKGFSHPSKSIGSGASQPVLSKTSDSERAGSGALLTDFNHASESQQLNTGASLSGFSLPSENQHSKTRPILLSHGWESESHRSKSGSSLKDLSQKNESLLSTANEGEPGLNQSKESQRLNTGASLRGLSQSSEGTGSGAPQPGLNKAKDSVRSDSGVRLTGLSQANESQQLNTGATSPSENQLSNTKPIRLNLNWASKSQSLKSGPLLKGLNQDSKSQHLKSGALIPGLGDDSDSESNGRNLLAGLNKTNSREKKTDSSTRERLFLPGEEEEKKKKSKRDHSLGSSNRLKSPVALKKKEEEETSSVSEQHEQLQSILKTLGWNLDVDELSKLANRTQERLCGRKNERVNSKEEHESRQKHSRDRDRRKSSSGSPLRSSKTDQSQERMHGSKSEGRVRKSEGRRRTESRGEDETQQRRSLRDHRNSSSSSSSRSTSRSSSPSPSCRRRSRSRDLKRRRKAERSRSRERSRERLKHRDRWNSRETLRDRERKDSKHFSAYPYSQNPVFPHPAASPYPDYILSQYSHFALSQSGHYSGATNPYWSYNQYNTPPSLSASSQPYPHFPGSVVAPNMAFPDPSLLTNSASFPNPDLSVSEGQDGSASVSRCLRVINTEQASSQSLTGGHNWRRGRKKLMGDFRNPKSILEKHNNALKTPLAPQDSKVCTKTVGNDPCTEELKEEKPQLTEEEIKANLRKKLEAFNQKVKNTSQMPQSKVMQPANSLISEID, from the exons ATGAATCAACGTGAGTGGAAAGATGCTGTCCACAGACTCCAGAGACTTCTGGAGCCAAGCCGCCACAGCATGGGGAATGCCTCCAGAGGTTACAGAGAGTGGGACACTTACCACGAACACTCGAGATATACTGTTCCTGAACCACATAGGAGTGATGTGAGGTGGAAAGAGCTCAGTTCTTCATCTCATCATGTTCATAGTAAAGTCCCAGAGGTGGAGGACCCGGACGGAGAGCCGCTGCCATACAGTGAAGAGGATGTAGAGCTAGCAAGAAACAAGCAGCTCCTCAGAGAGATGGAGGAGAGAATTATGCACAAGAAAGCTACACTCGCCACGAAAACGCGGTTTGTGGAGACACCACCAGGTGTTTCCGGTGACGAGCCTCCGGCTATGTGTGTAGGTCAAACTCTAAGAGACAGAGTGAAGGAGATTCTGATGCAGCGACAATACCTCAGCTATTTCTCAAAG GTGCAGTCGGCCAGAGAGAGAAGGAGCTCCTCCTGCCCGAGCAAAGGCGGTGTGCTGCAGGAACAGCATCCTCTGAAGCTCAGAGTGAAGGTTCTAATGAAGAAGAGACACACTGTTGTACCACCTTACAGTGAACAG GGCCCTGACGTTGCGTGGCCTCTTTCCAGCCCAAGCGTTACATCACCGGCTAAGAGAGAGGACGTCATCAACAAGGGTTTCGAGTGCTTCCTCAGCGTGCTCAACAAAGGAGTCGACATCAACTTGCTCAAACCTGAGGATGACTGTGGCGAG gTCCCTGGTGTGTCACTGCCACCTCTCGGCCGAAGCATTTCTTCACCAGCAAAGGATGAAAATAATGTCAACAAGGGTTTTGAGCGCTTCCTCAGCATCCTCAACAAAGGCGTGGACATCGAAAAGTTTAACAAGATTATGAGCAATGATAGAGAGGATCTTCCTTTAGGTGAGGAGCCCCTGAACATTCAGATCCCTGACATGGAGAGCAAATCAGATCCACCCTTTAGGACTGAGAAGCAACAGCTGAATAGTGGAGCTTCGCTGCTGGGCCTCAGACAGCCCAGTGAAAGTATACTCAGCATGGACAATGACATTGAGCCGAGCCCCACCCAGAGAAAGGAAAGCCAACGGTTGTTTAGTGGTGCCTCACTGCAAGGTCTCAGCCCACCCAGTGAAAACCAGTGCTCAAACAGTAGAGCCATTCTGTTACTCAGCCAGGCCAGTGAGAGCCAGTGGTCGAAGACTGAAGCCTCGTTGAAAGGCTTCAGCCATCCCAGCAAGAGTATTGGCAGCGGTGCCTCACAGCCAGTACTCAGCAAAACCAGTGACAGTGAGCGGGCAGGCAGTGGAGCCCTGCTGACAGACTTCAACCACGCCAGTGAAAGCCAACAGTTAAATACCGGAGCCTCACTGTCAGGCTTCAGCCTACCTAGCGAGAACCAGCACTCAAAAACTAGACCCATTCTTCTAAGCCACGGATGGGAAAGTGAGAGCCATCGATCGAAGAGTGGATCCTCACTGAAGGATCTCAGTCAGAAAAATGAGAGTCTACTCAGTACAGCCAATGAAGGTGAACCGGGCCTCAACCAGTCAAAGGAAAGCCAACGATTAAATACTGGAGCCTCGCTGAGGGGCCTCAGCCAGTCCAGTGAAGGTACTGGCAGTGGTGCTCCACAGCCTGGACTCAACAAAGCCAAAGACAGTGTGCGGTCAGACAGTGGAGTCCGGCTGACGGGCCTCAGCCAAGCCAATGAAAGCCAACAGTTAAATACTGGAGCCACATCACCCAGTGAGAACCAACTCTCAAACACTAAGCCCATTAGGCTGAACCTCAACTGGGCAAGCAAGAGCCAGTCGTTGAAAAGTGGACCCTTGCTGAAGGGTCTCAACCAGGACAGTAAGAGCCAGCATTTAAAGAGTGGTGCCCTAATTCCCGGGCTCGGTGATGACAGTGACAGCGAGTCAAATGGTAGAAACCTGCTGGCAGGCCTCAACAAGACCAACAGTAGAGAGAAAAAGACTGACTCATCTACTCGAGAGAGGCTCTTCTTACctggtgaggaggaggagaagaagaagaagagcaaaaGAGACCACAGTTTGGGCTCTAGTAATCGATTAAAGTCTCCGGTGGCactgaagaagaaggaggaggaagaaaccTCATCGGTGAGTGAGCAGCATGAACAGCTGCAGAGCATTCTTAAAACTCTGGGATGGAACCTGGACGTGGACGAGCTGAGCAAACTGGCAAACCGCACTCAGGAGAGGCTGTGCGGGAGAAAAAACGAACGTGTGAACAGCAAAGAGGAGCACGAGAGCCGCCAGAAGCACTCTCGTGACCGAGATCGCAGGAAGTCCTCATCAGGCTCTCCTCTGCGGAGCAGCAAAACAGACCAGAGTCAGGAGAGAATGCATGGGAGCAAGAGCGAAGGGAGGGTGAGGAAGAgtgaagggaggaggaggactgAGAGCAGAGGGGAGGACGAGACACAGCAGAGGCGCTCTCTTAGAGATCACAGAAATTCCTCGTCCTCATCTTCCTCCAGGTCAACCTCTAGAAGCTCTAGCCCGAGCCCCTCATGCCGTCGACGCTCTCGCAGCAGAGATTTGAAACGGAGGCGGAAGGCCGAACGAAGCCGCTCGCGAGAAAGAAGCAGAGAGAGACTGAAACACAGAGATCGATGGAACAGCAGAGAAACACTGAGGGACAGAGAGCGAAAAGactcaaaacatttttctgcttATCCATATTCACAAAATCCCGTGTTTCctcatcctgctgcttctccaTATCCAGACTACATTTTGTCTCAGTACTCGCATTTTGCTCTTAGCCAGAGTGGCCACTACAGCGGTGCTACAAATCCTTACTGGTCATACAATCAGTACAACactcctccctctctttctgccAGCAGCCAACCTTACCCGCACTTTCCTGGCTCTGTAGTGGCACCTAACATGGCTTTCCCTGATCCCAGCCTTCTTACAAACAGTGCCTCATTTCCAAACCCGGACCTGTCTGTGAGCGAAGGCCAAGATGGGTCAGCCTCTGTTTCTCGCTGCCTGAGAGTCATCAATACCGAGCAGGCATCCTCTCAGAGCCTCACAGGTGGACACAACTGGAGACGGGGTCGCAAAAAACTTATGGGAGATTTCAGGAATCCCAAAAGTATTTTAGAGAAACACAATAATGCATTGAAGACACCACTGGCACCACAGGACTCAAAGGTATGCACCAAGACTGTGGGTAATGACCCCTGCACTGAGGAGTTAAAAGAGGAGAAGCCGCAGCTAACAGAGGAGGAAATAAAGGCGAACCTGAGGAAAAAG CTTGAAGCTTTTAACCAGAAGGTAAAGAACACGAGCCAGATGCCTCAGTCCAAAGTCATGCAGCCGGCAAACTCCCTGATCTCTGAGATAGACTGA
- the LOC101464160 gene encoding uncharacterized protein LOC101464160, which yields MYSNRSEHSSRRQYSERSSRQRDEYDNRWEKRRDPPRDMPRESYHKYGGDGRSSTERKRSREYSESPKRLYSKDTLNRDRSRKSPARRRMSSPVRDPSDNKKQRFADDDERDYRYRREAQEKTYRPSPDSFSRSHLTRNVEDASPQNEDFKYRKTPQDSRHRPLHEEFPYRQLNELTYRRLSGSYKDGDEYERGRDPSQERARSQERSYVNPRERTDSPLTSVYDEDYRQAGTRYPLNGSNRQSFESDAPSRSAAVSEQKSTKGFQRFLDVLNKGVNVDVLTKIVTQTSDDDDQPVSQTLLPSPADHLWSPTHNAGRNQGSHQDNSYWSESERSRRPVSPQTHRRSISPKRCPLSDEKPLQGNDGREAYFRSRSRSPLVVERVPLPPEDEHKRRQMQDVLQAIGMDLGFEELGQMSHRIQERLYGKKDGDLARKVVREKGTGRPISPRRQSRASSSSSRSSFSPLNQNYYSKKDSYSAERDVTDVHQVYKSAEYDQKTSSSTVQDSKNCEGKSQESAAALQPFSPNSSYPSSKPPSAPVVPTYPPVNCSPMPYPPPVPPPMPHVGPGVIMPPFVPYPGIPPMNMYPTMLPQASHMFPHHVNHPQPPYFSQSNVSAVQPVNTTQKSKPLTRPRCLQVIQTKKKPR from the exons ATGTACTCAAACAGATCTGAACACAGTTCCAGGCGGCAGTACAGCGAGAGAAGTTCACGGCAACGGGATGAATATGACAACAGATGGGAGAAAAGGCGTGACCCTCCCAGAGACATGCCACGGGAGTCGTATCATAAATATGGTGGGGATggacgcagcagcacagagaggaaaagaaGTAGGGAGTACAGTGAGTCTCCGAAGAGGCTGTACAGCAAAGATACACTGAACAGGGACCGGAGCAGGAAGAGCCCGGCGAGGAGACGCATGTCTTCACCAGTGCGGGACCCCTCTGACAACAAAAAGCAGAGGTTTGCAGATGACGACGAGCGGGATTACAGGTACAGGCGTGAGGCTCAGGAGAAAACGTACAGGCCTTCACCGGACAGTTTTTCACGGTCGCATCTAACCAGGAATGTTGAAGATGCGTCACCACAAAATGAGGATTTCAAGTACAGGAAAACACCTCAGGACTCCAGGCACAGGCCTCTGCATGAGGAGTTCCCATACAGGCAGCTAAATGAGTTAACATACAGACGACTGTCAGGGTCTTACAAAGATGGAGATGAATATGAGAGGGGCCGGGATCCATCACAAGAGAGGGCACGATCACAGGAGAGG AGTTATGTCAATCCCAGAGAGAGGACGGACAGTCCTCTCACGTCTGTATATGATGAGGATTATCGCCAAGCTGGAACAAGATATCCATTGAATGGTTCGAACCGACAG TCTTTTGAGAGTGATGCACCCAGTCGAAGTGCAGCTGTTTCTGAGCAGAAGTCAACCAAAGGCTTCCAGCGTTTCCTCGACGTGCTAAACAAGGGCGTGAATGTCGACGTTCTCACTAAGATTGTGACTCAGACCTCGGATGACGACGATCAACCCGTTTCTCAAACCTTATTACCGAGCCCTGCTGATCATCTGTGGTCTCCAACTCACAATGCTGGGAGGAATCAAGGAAGCCACCAGGATAACAGCTACTGGAGTGAAAGCGAAAGGTCCCGCAGACCAGTTTCCCCGCAGACTCATCGAAGGTCCATCAGCCCAAAACGGTGCCCACTCTCTGATGAAAAGCCCCTTCAGGGGAATGATGGCAGGGAAGCCTACTTCCGCAGCAGATCCAGGTCCCCCTTGGTGGTGGAAAGGGTGCCGCTGCCACCTGAGGATGAACACAAGCGTAGGCAAATGCAGGATGTGCTGCAGGCCATTGGCATGGATTTGGGATTTGAAGAGCTTGGCCAAATGTCTCATAGAATCCAGGAGCGGTTGTATGGGAAGAAGGATGGTGATTTGGCTCGTAAAGTTGTGAGGGAGAAGGGCACGGGGCGACCGATTTCCCCGAGACGTCAAAGtagagcatcatcatcatcaagcaGATCCAGTTTTAGCCCCTTAAATCAGAATTATTACAGTAAAAAAGACTCGTACAGTGCAGAGAGGGATGTAACAGATGTGCATCAAGTATACAAATCTGCTGAGTATGACCAGAAGACGAGCAGCAGCACAGTACAGGACAGTAAGAACTGCGAAGGGAAATCTCAGGAGAGCGCTGCTGCATTACAACCATTTTCTCCTAATTCCTCATACCCTTCATCCAAACCTCCATCTGCTCCGGTGGTGCCGACGTACCCTCCGGTCAACTGCTCACCGATGCCATACCCACCTCCTGTGCCTCCACCAATGCCCCATGTTGGGCCGGGGGTTATTATGCCACCCTTCGTCCCGTACCCCGGCATCCCGCCTATGAACATGTATCCAACCATGCTCCCGCAAGCGAGCCACATGTTCCCGCATCACGTTAATCATCCACAGCCGCCGTATTTCAGCCAATCAAATGTAAGTGCAGTTCAGCCAGTGAACACAACGCAAAAATCCAAACCACTGACAAGGCCCCGCTGTTTGCAGGTTattcaaaccaaaaaaaagccTAGATAA